The region CGCAGTCAGTATTAAACTGTTTTTAAAGGCGCTCTTTGTGGTACGCTCGGTAAAGAATTTAACAAAGTTTATGAGAGATATACCGCCTTCTTTGGGCATCACAGCGGAAGCAAAAATCCAAAACATGGGAATGATGATTGCAACGATGCTAAGGATAACAAAAAGGGACGTAAGATATATCCAAGGGTCTTTCAAACGTTTCATACAACCTGTCACCTCTTACTTTTTATTTTCTGGCCGCATCCAGTGCCTTTGTAAAGTTATCCAGAACTTCATCCTTGGAATTAAATTTCGATTCAATCAGCTGATAAGAGCTTAAATCCTCTAAACCTTCCGGCGGAGCCATATCCGTACGTGCAGAACGTCTTTTTACAACATCCTGTAAAACTTTATGCACATCCCTGCTTAAAATAAAGTCCAGAAACAGCTTGGCATTATCCATGTTTTTGGCACCCTTGATGATCCCGGTCGCTTCCACGTTATAGGTAACTCCATCTTCCGGATAAATGATCTTAACCGGCTCACCGCTCATTTCCCATTTGTAGCCTAAGTCCTCATTGATAAAGCCTACCGGATTCGTTGCATCCTTCACAGCAGCAAACATAGCATCAGAGCTTGGGTACACCTCCGTGTTTAAAAGCAGCTGCTGCACATAATCCCAATCATACAAAGAGGCCATTCCCTTTACAAGAGACAAACCGGTACCTGATTTGGAGGGGTCTGCCAGGGCGATCTTATCATTTTTCCATTTTGGGTCTGTTAATTCCTTTAAGGTCTTCGGATAGTCGGCTTCTGATTTTATCAGCTTGGTATTAACCATAATGGTCTGAGGCATAATTACGTAGGAATGCCATTTGTGGTCCGGGTCCCGGGTAATCATAGCCGCATCTTCTTTGGAGTCATAGGCTTCGAACAGATCCGGGTTGGACAGATACAAAAATGTATCACCGCCCCAAAGCACATCACCGCCTGGATTATCCTTTTCCGCACTGATTCTTGCCAGCAATTCGCCGGTTCCGCTCTTTACCTCCTCAATTTCAATATCCGGATACTTTTCCTTCCATAAAGCATAAATCGGTTCCGTAATCTCCGGGCCGCTGCCGGTGTAAATAACAACCTTGCCGGCGGGACTTTCTGCCGGTTCCTTTGCTTTTAATGTGTCTGCGGCTGTTGTCTGATCGGCTGCAGCCGCTGTGGTAGCAGCTGTGGTGGAAGCTGACTGCCCTGAACTACATCCGGTTAAAGCTGAGACCCCCATGATAGCTGCCATTGCATAACCCCAAATTCTTTTCATGATAATTTCCTCCTTTTAATAATTCCATTCTCCTAAATAAGTTTTGTGTGCGCTTAATATATCTTCCACCAGCTTTTTTGCCAGCGGATAATCGCCGATTAAAGGATGTGCCATCAAAGCAGCCTGGGCCGTTTGGACTGACTTAGTGTTGATTGCTTCTACCGTCAGATTTTCATAAGCCTTTACACTTTGAATGACTGCCTGGGCTGCCGGAGAAAGTTCCCCTCTTTCCTCCACCACGATGCCTTCTTTTGTAATCCTGCAGGTAATTTCCATTACATCGCCGGCTTTCAATCCAAAATGTCCTACCGAATCCGGAATGGAAAGAACCATTTCCCGTTCTTCTCCGGTAGCCATAGTCAAAAGATAATTCATCATAACCCCTGCATACCCTTCCGCATTGGGTATCTGCCCGTCAAAAGGCTTATGAGCCAACGCCTGATTGGTTTCATTCACCATATAGGTAGACTCCCTGTTATACATAAACCGTAAATAAGTTTGCAGCATTTCCTCGATCTGTGTCTCCGGGTTCATCTGGGAAAGGGCCTTAAACATCTCAATATTGTTTTCCATTACAGCCCGTCCCCGGGCCTTTTGACTGCCTTTGACGTTTTGGTTTGCTTTGTTCCGGTAAAAGAAATAGTACAGATATTCATTGGGCAAATGTCCTATGGTGCGGATCACATCAGGTTCAAACATGGAAAACTCTTTTACTTTCTTTAAAAAATCATCATCCTTTAATAACTCCGGCAATAATTCTTTCCCATGATGGATAACACTTGTTACAAAGGACAAATGATTCAGTCCTGCAAACTG is a window of [Clostridium] saccharolyticum WM1 DNA encoding:
- a CDS encoding ABC transporter substrate-binding protein encodes the protein MKRIWGYAMAAIMGVSALTGCSSGQSASTTAATTAAAADQTTAADTLKAKEPAESPAGKVVIYTGSGPEITEPIYALWKEKYPDIEIEEVKSGTGELLARISAEKDNPGGDVLWGGDTFLYLSNPDLFEAYDSKEDAAMITRDPDHKWHSYVIMPQTIMVNTKLIKSEADYPKTLKELTDPKWKNDKIALADPSKSGTGLSLVKGMASLYDWDYVQQLLLNTEVYPSSDAMFAAVKDATNPVGFINEDLGYKWEMSGEPVKIIYPEDGVTYNVEATGIIKGAKNMDNAKLFLDFILSRDVHKVLQDVVKRRSARTDMAPPEGLEDLSSYQLIESKFNSKDEVLDNFTKALDAARK
- a CDS encoding family 4 glycosyl hydrolase — protein: MKLVILGGAGVRTVFFTNGVAQKADLMGITELVLFDTDEKKLAIMGALSKYAARKANPALIVSTSLDIREAVSGADYVVTTIRVGYDEGRVIDEDIAMKHGVLGQETTGIGGFSMALRTIPVMKEYCRIIKELAPRAWIFNFTNPSGLVTQALRDAGYDRVLGICDAPSGTKINMAEALGIPAGELKVQFAGLNHLSFVTSVIHHGKELLPELLKDDDFLKKVKEFSMFEPDVIRTIGHLPNEYLYYFFYRNKANQNVKGSQKARGRAVMENNIEMFKALSQMNPETQIEEMLQTYLRFMYNRESTYMVNETNQALAHKPFDGQIPNAEGYAGVMMNYLLTMATGEEREMVLSIPDSVGHFGLKAGDVMEITCRITKEGIVVEERGELSPAAQAVIQSVKAYENLTVEAINTKSVQTAQAALMAHPLIGDYPLAKKLVEDILSAHKTYLGEWNY